In the Vanessa atalanta chromosome 13, ilVanAtal1.2, whole genome shotgun sequence genome, TATTTTTGGAGTATAGTAATGCACCATTCAGCCCTTTCATTATTTCTGCCGTGTCAcaattttcaatttgattttcCGATTTAAAtggttagtttaatattaatcactTTTTAACCAACGTTATTGTGATAATgggcatatatattttttaatattaatattaaatgacagGCATTTCGCTTCATTTTATAAACAGTTTTTAAGGCTTCCTAATATTGAACTTGACTCCTAGTcacatgatttttatttaatttagattatagTATCAggattgcattttattttgtcGGTATGTTTGCTACTTTTGGTCTTTATTCACATTCCATTGTATACTCTGTGGCTTTTTTTAAAGCGTAAAATTCGATTTGAATTCTGTTTGTGTCCTAATTTAAATTTCCTATAAAcgctacctacctacctaggTATTCATTTATGATTATAACTAGCATTGTTTAGTtagagtaaatatatttattttataatatcactaATGTACTTAATGTTATTGATTGAAATACATGGAAACGTGagcttaattttagtttttctgtTCTTCCTTAATTTATCCCCATCCCATATTTTTTAGCTGAACAGATTGAGATGATAAACGATGTGATTGAATTAAggattataaaactaaattaaaatatatatatataagtttttcaCAGAAAATCTCACGACAAAGACATGGTGCATATAGTTTTGTCGCTACAAATGTCGAACATGACCCTTATTGGTGCAGGTGATAGTTCTGCCAGATTTCATACAAAACTCGCAGATGAACTTGTTTTTCCTGCGCCGAACACGTGATGAAATATGAATACAGGAAATTTTCCGAAAATTTTCGATATTCCACGAACGGAGATGTTTTAACGAATGCCATTCACGAAGCCGGCTGAACGGTGCCGTTTAGTAAAATGGCTAGGCTGTTCATTGGATGGCTAATTCGGTGGTATGCTATGCCTAATCGGTCTTTATGTCGCAGGCAAATAGTTTAAGctttttaagttaagtttaagttaagctttttaattaagtttagcTTTAGACATAAAGACCGATTAAGCAAGCAACACATTCATCGCTCGGCTTATGAAAAATTGTATTAGTCTATGTAGTTACGTTGGTCACTCtttgctttgaaataaaaattaaaacattagtaaatatttgtaatcagctgtttattaaagaatttaattaacaaaataaataaaagatagagacagttacaatgttttattcGAAGCGTCAGATACAGACGAACGCAGTCCCTTCTATAAaggtacatacaaaaataacattgttcATCAACAACGAACGCGAAATAAATAcatcacattaaatattaactaacatgactagaCTAGTTTACAATAATCTATAACACAGACTccactaagtttttttttttttatgacacagTTTTAGCGGGCaacattatgataaaaatatacttagtgtaaattatttaatttcactaagTTGTcgcaataaatcaatatttatactaaagaGAATAAAGTCGATTTAAGTAACTTAAATCTAAGGCTCTGATAATGAtggaatgtataaattattatacactgTAAAActcattatatgtttttaaatcacCAAGGGAAGAGAAATTAGGATATTTTGGCCttagatgtatttaaaattaaatttaattttaagtataaaaaatactttgctACACTAAACACTGGACGATATATTAATTCCATTGAACTTCTtgtctttatttaatactacaaaataatgctacattaatttattaacaaaatataagtgcactataaaatttattaatgccTTGAAATTGAAGTGATAATCTATTCCCAAAAGGAATGTAATTGTGTTTGACTcgaaaattctaaatatatacgtgtatttgtgtataaaataaaggGTGTGTTTCAAATGAGTTCATTGATTGGAAAGCCTTGgacaaaagattaaaataaacaaacaaatcgtAGAACAAAATACAAGTTGCTTTTAAATACAGAGCAActtcgtttttttaattattattctataaccTATGAATTGATATAcatggatattttattatttttagcaaatAAAGATAGCTCAGAAagttttgattttcttttctatgcccaaactttttattaataaaaacttaaattgatgtaattataaatgatcAATACAACAATTTAAGAAGTCCGCGAATCCAATGTGTGGGTATTTTTTAGCAATTGAATTCGTACATAATGTGAACAATGAAGTTTGAAACtagattttaagttttatttttcctaaataataattttttgtatgaatatattaaaaactagttaATTTAATCTAGCATACCTATatttaaacagtattttatatCTCTCCCATTTCatgataaaacaatatattctaaTGATTTATTCATTGTTCTAACTTTTGTTTACATTCTGtacgaataatatttgaatgatgTTTAAATatgcacagattataaaataaaaaatggaacGCGCGAaacattatagtaaaaaaacggaagcgaatacaaatttccGGTAGTGTGAGGAGCGATGTCATTCGCATTATTAATCATTGTTGTACGTATTAATAAATCGTTAATTCATACAAAACGGGAGTTACCACGGGAATTTGCATTGTTGCTTTCGTTGtttgtctttttaatatattttgatacacaTAGACAAATaagtatgacatttaaaaacgaCTGTAGTCCATTTCAAAAGTATAAGCGCCAAAAATACCACATCTTTCTAATTTCTATAATCGTTAGTTGTTTGATTCCAAGCTCCACGTTTTAacgacatattaaaaaaacaaagtccCCTCCCCTAGTCTGCCTATCTGAACGTAATAAACTAACGACTTGAGGAACTTTATGAGACTTTAGCCAATATGTGTATCatgatataaaagttttatgtattgcATAATGTACCTACCGAACGTATAAGACAAGGACACCTTTCATTGTGTGTTCAATGTATatgatatgattaaaatatagataagcGTATGCCCGACATGCGCTGTAACGTCTTAAAATTTGAAACGACATTTGCCGTACtcaaatttttacaaattactgtCATGGCAACTTCTATGACAGTTGATAATTTAAAGAAAGTAAACGTATccgtaaattttaatgtttaagttCATTAACCTCGAACAtcgtattttgtatatttattacttacatttaaatttcagaCATTTTAAGACGAAGTTTTTTCGTATTGTATTTTCCCCACAAAATAGATattgtgattaatttaattttatattatgttcttaACGTCTCGCACGACTACTAGTGAAATGGACTATTAGTAATGATCTTTTTACATTCGTATTAAAATTCGTAATTCCATATCAGttcactttatataataatattactaaacaacaaaataaaaacgaattaatttaatcgtatttgataatattttggcCCTTCGctgttgtaaattatttaattaactaattagtaCTTAGTTCGTttaaataattgtgtatttattatataattaatttaatttattaaattgtgcgtatagaataaaatgaatgcttttagtgtaatttttaaattgggtGTATCGCATAATGTgttctttgatatttaaaattaggccgacattttttatattcatctaACTATTAATCTAAGAGATAAATATGGCAcaccaataaaattttattatgttggtCCGTACACAacacacataaatatacaatagtcTAGTTCGTTTGTCTAACAATTACTTAAGTTTAGTCTTAATTAACTCCAAGCCAAATAAAGTGGAATGTTtgagatcgttaaaaaatattttaacataacgcACCGGAGTGAAATTATTTGCATTCCACTAGAACCATATCGGATGCAAAGTAAAACGATCGTACGACAACATCTCGAatagtttttcttaaattttcaacATACTTCTTTACATTTGAGAACATTTCAATCACTTCACAAGCAACACGAGGGCTACTTCGCAGACGAACACACTCCGATGGAGGTCGGTATCGCGCCCACCGCCGGCCACTATATGATGAGCTCCGGCGCGGGGCGGGCTGTGGGCTAGCTGAGCGCGGAGTAGGCCGGCGGCGGCGGCGAGGGCGCGCGCGCGGGCAGCAGCACCGCGATGTGGTAGGGGGGCGGGGCCTCCGCGCCGCGCGCCTCGCCCGCCGCCTCGCGCTCGGCGCGCGGCAGCACCGTCAGCGAGATGTCCTCGGGCTCCGACAGGGCCGTCTGGGTGAATTTAGAAAATGCTGGATATCGGCTGCTTCGTTCCAAGTAGAATATCATGGGACACGTGAAAACGACTAAAATATACACTTACTTTCTTTGACTACGAAACGCGTCGATACTGCACATCGGAGTCTATGCACCGAACCATTTATGTGATGGCCCTACTTTTATACgagtatgtaaaaaaatactgtggTATAAAAACAGAATATCGAAATGAATATCGTTAGAATGACTCTCTATtaggaaaaaaatcattagattTTACTAGAGTTTGAAACCACACTTGAATTTTGTTTACTTGGTGTTTAATAACTTGTCCGAGTTGATCCCTCTGGGACTCAATTCAACTCAATCAATTACCAGAACCTCGGGAGATTACTCACCTGCATCAACCGTctgaattttatgaattaagtaCGAAATATAAGAATGAAAGCGGTTTCTTAAATGTCATCGTGATGTAGCTTCTTGGTCAGTCTGTCACGTTGCAACAATCAAAGATCTTAGATAAGACACAAAACATCTTTATCTAACTTAGGTAACTAGTTTATGCTTGtttcttgtattttgttttttttttacggaagGTAATAATTTCTGTACTCATATTATAAAGCGCAAGTaactgtctgttgctctttcgcggccaaaattttatgaaatttttaatgaagcaagtttgaactccgAAGAGGACATAGAGTTTTTTATACCTGACGACCAATCCCTACAACGagagcgaagctgcgggcgacaGCTAATTAATGAAAACAATGCATTTATTTAGGACAGATACATGAATCAAgtcatatgaaattattttgtccTAGTTATACCCAATAGAatcaatttatactttatttaagtaggttcCTACGAGCACCTTTGACTtgtcgttttaatttttaaagagcTAAGGGAGAGCTCCAACTATACGTATACGGAAGCGAGCCCCTACCTCccgcggcgcgggcgcgcgcgTGGGCGTGCGCGGGTGGCGGCGCGCGGTGGACGACACGCGctcgggcggcggcggcggcggcgggctgCGCGCGCGGCACAGCGACAGCGCGCAGCCCACGCCGCACACGCACGCCACGGCCGCGCACACCACGCCCGCCTCGCCGCTGCTCTCCGCGCTGCTGCCGTTGCCGCGCATCAGCTGCGAACGCGCCAGACGCTGAGTCACGTGAGCCAAGCGTAGCGGACTGTTCGATACTTTTAGGATTTCATAATTTGCCGACAAATAACTGTAGCATATGTTATATTAtcacatcaaaaatataaaaacaatgttgtGTTTTGGGACATTCAGTTGGAACGAAGATACaaacttcttttttatttttaaaattcggatttattattaatcttcttACACACGGACTCTCCGTTTAagtataaaggaaaatatcctCGATAGTACCAAAATAACCAACCAGTTAACCAAGTGCTATCGTATGGAGTTCATTTGAATTATTCTACCGTCGAACGTCAATCACTGTCAATAGTCTCTACGGATTCGTTTTAGTTGATTTAAACTGTACATACAAAGGATACACTATGAGTATATAATGTCTACGCTTCACAATTGAGAACGCGATGACAAATTAAGTTGAAAATCTTTGGCGAAGGTGACcagtgagcacttaccatcagatgtcccatttccataaaataaaaaataacaaacccATTATCTTGTCCACTCTACGTTATTACCTGCCGATCGAAATAATACTTCGCTCCGGCGAGAAACAGGGTCGCCAAGGCAAAAGAAACCAGCATTCCGAACTTTAAATGAGGAGCCATCATAGGCGAGTGGTGGAGCCCCAGCGCTGCGGTCCGCAGCAACGTGTCCGGCGTCACGCTGCGGGCGGCAGCGAGACTTGCGATAGTCGGCTGAGGTGGTTCCGGTGGAATTTCCACATACAGGCTTGACTCTTCATTTTGACGCCTGCTCGAGTGTACAGCTGGCATAGGTGGAGGCCTTGTAATCAAAAATTatggtttataatttaaatctcttAATAGTATAGAACAACGTCACTTCCCGTCGTCTTTAAACTCAGATCTTGTAAACTAAGCAACGGATtctaatgcggttttcatcaataaagtgatttaagaggaaggtttatatgtataatacatgcatagtATAGTAGAAAAAAGCCGATAATTTAAACTTTCCCAACCggaaaaaaagcaaaaaaaattttttatgttcattgctcaatctaaaagttgtacCTATGGTGTAAGTTTACgggaagataataaaatataactttaaacgaAAACATAAAGGACATATTAATATGAGCGGTCTGAAAATAATTAtcgtaaactaaattattatacgttTAGATTTTAATAACAGTGACACAGTATTGTTTTATCTGATGAATGGAGCTTTGCAAATTGCTGCATTGTTGTCAAGCAGGCACTTTGTTCCTGTCTCTTGTAAAATGAGaggtaaaattataatagaaccCATAGTGTCGCAGAGGTCtggggcggcgcggcgcgcagTCGACGGGAGCGAAGCGGTGCACGGGCGCTGCCATGCCCTTGCGGCCCGCCGCCGCGCACACGCGCCCGCGCGACCTCCCCACGCCTACGTACATACATTACATCATTTTCAGTTTTTAAGTCATTCTACCACCCTGTTAACTACGGagataaaaaactttttgttataaaaaaaataaaaaaaaacacccttTTTATGGCCTGAATATTTTGTCTATGAATTATACAGTTCCTACATTTAGTTCTCtaggatttaaaattaatctatctctagtacataaaattaaactagcaAGATAAGCTGTTTGTTTATACATACTTATGTTAAAGAGTGTttcaatatatagtataattaattaatgatttatttattttatatattaattatataaatattacaaacggCAGGTATTATATTTCGAAAATTTAGGTCATGTTCATGGACTTATCTCAACTTCAAAAGCGACGAGCgagttttttgattttttaatattgaacaatcttgttttttcgataaaatattttattaaattgatgtcAAAATGAATcgtgaaaaaaacattttgcatAGAAAACTTTATTGTTTATCTTACCAGCTGATAATGAGGACGGTACGCGGTGGCGGCCGCTATAAGCGCACTGGCTGCGTTTGTCGATCCAGAAATGCATCGGAATTTAGGAAAATAGCAACTCGAAAATTAACTCCTCTTTtgcgtaaaaatataatattattattttaattaaatcatttctaCATCTTTTAATGCTTgactagattaaaaatatatctacagcactgtaaatacacatttaaattgATCTAAACTCTTAAATTAAGGATGGTAAGCTACTGTTAGCCCATTAGTctttgttcaatttttttttaaattataccacATTCTAGTaacttttaacttatttaatatacatttaaacactattaatatacaatgtttaataaacattacagattcattttattgcaatatagAAATTTCACTAAAATATTAAGAGAATCTTCATTTCATCAATATAGCTGAGAGCCACTTGACAGCCATTTCTGGGCGGGGTGCGCGCGAATTCGTGAAGCAAAACAAACAGAACTACCAACTTTGTACCTGGAAAATTATGCTTGGAAAATCAATATTTTGCAATCATATGGAAGTCTTCACAGATATGAAATAccttaatatactatattgttattattattaacattttgataAACCCGGTATGTTTTTACGTTTCATTTTGGTCATAGAAAGCAAATTTGATCCTGTTAGTATTTTCATCACATAacaacaacatttatatttgaacaGAACAAATCTAAATGATAATGGAAGCACTTACATTAATGTTAATGTTCAACAAATTAGTTgagtgtaattaatatttaaaattaacgaaGGAGccgcaaaatatttaaaactttaagttTGAATTTTGCGCTGTTCAGCATTGccagatttataaatatataacctcAATACCAAACTGATACTTAGGTACAgtattatagtttattcaaCTCAAATGTCTGGTCAACTAAAAATATGTCTTCCAATAGCTCAATGCTATCGGATGATTAGAAAAAATGGTtatcattttgaaaaataaaccattttctatttttaaacatctaaaAGTACCACCAAACTTTTGAGCTATTTCATCTTTACGCTTAGGGATAAACTTTTATGCTAGCAACTCTAAAACAATGAATATAGAGGGCATAGATATTTCCGGAATTTTCTCGATAATTAAAACgtttagaaatttaataaaatgtacaagatttttatttgcttaaaaaaattatatttgaatatgataataaaattttaaataatttcagaatAAACTATTTCTGTACGAAATAATTTCAAGCgctttgctttattttattcaattgacatttatattaataagataagatgacacaaaaaaagatttaaaacttGGGTAATATTTATGAACGAAAGCTAAGgtcatataaatatcattacaaCTGCCAAGTGCCAATTGCCATTCGTAGTTCTTTGTTGTTGGTTGTAtatgaatgttaaaatattgaaagttGAAACTACTGTTACACTATTTTATTCGATCTGCCtgacaataaatttttaaagagtTCTCCCTGGTGACTGGCAAAGTCTATATCAGATATATTCATGTTGCTGTGGGTTTTATTACGGGAAAACCGTAGTGCgttgcatttatttaaattgcaaaattcATTTTCTCTCGAAGTGTTGTGGGAaaagtttatgattttaatattatagttcaTTGTTTACGCGGTCACTATGTTGATCGCGCCAGCAAACTCGCGGTCTAGGGCTAACGAAAGAAGGGCAAAACCCTACTGCAAATGCTGGAACAAAAAAACACCCGTTCTTTGGAAGCAGTTAAGAGCCTGCAGTTGCGGGGAAGACAATGATGGTGAGTGTTCTCCTCGCTTGGATTGgagtcatttaatataatcaatatattttcaaagattttaaaCTTGAAACTTAACTTATTCATATTTCTTAGTGAGTGAATGGCGATGGTCGACTCCAGACAGTAGCTCCAGTCGGGTAGTAATTAGCGAAGACAGAAAGCAAGTCACCTTCCATCCTTTCTACAGTACGGGCACAGCTGCTGCTAAAGGAGATACACCATTGCTGCACAACCACCACTACTACTGGGAAGTGAAAATTCTTACGGACACATATGGCACAGatattgtaagtatttattacttttactttctctatcaatcaatcaaaatattttatattcaaaatatacttctaaaagcaattttgaatcgtcacattacagttttttctaaatataaaggcAGAccactataataaatttaaaaaatttaagtatacaatttttctaaaaattttgTGATTTTGAAATATAGATAAGGACACTGCTGGAATCCAATGTTTGTGTCTCATAGATGAGTACTGTGatttttttccattaaaatatagtttattaaaatagaattaaagtttataaaacagaACTTTTTAACACGAAgatcttacaaaataattattaaaaatttaggaGCTGCATagcaaatttgttttattttagagagagagatttacttatattttctgagatattatttttagtctgGGTTTTACAACCATAATGAAAGTTAATTCCTGGCTTAAACCTTAACTTAGGAACATGGGATTGTTTCCcccattgaaaaaaaaatttaattgcatcaatatgtttaaatgattacgatattatgtgaaaattattaaaatccgtGCAATAATAAgatctgtatatatttatttagaatattatacaaAGATATATCCAGCCATTACAAGCTTTAATATACGTAATGTCGATTTAacaatatagaataatttaaataaaaatgatcataaataaaaatttgataacaGATTGAGACaaagcatttttttacaaatttgtaacttatattttatttataagttcataggtttgttaaactttaatgtCTTCTCTACTGGGCTAATGAAAAGGACTTTGGGTTCCTAAAACTGATCCCCTTTCCCACTCTCATGTAAGTGAAGCTACCGGTGGTAATTTAATTCACGAATACAGTAGAGATACGagttaatagaattatttatcaaactatttgataaatgaaaccttttttttaagatactgataagaatgttttattaatataagttcaATGACAACTATATCCAAATCTTTTATCTAATGTGTCTTTATACTTTCACATTGTTTCGTTATCATAGGACAATACCccaattaattaaatgatcACTGATAAGACGTCGCATATGGCTTTGAgtcttgttcttttttttttttatgggtaGGCGGACCGTCGTTTTGGCAAcctctgatgttaagtggtctccaccacgcatagatattggcgctgttagaaatattaaccataccttctccaatgcaccaccaaccttgggaactaagacgttatgtcccttgtgcctgtagttacactgttacGGTCACCATCATCATCAAACAGCATCAAATTCTCGCTTGTCacttcttatattaataatattatataccaatCCGTTCTCCAAGATGTGCTGCATCTTTTAGTGTAAGTTTCATCTATTTTGGTCTACATGACTTTTTGTTTGGCATTACAagataaaatctaatatttttagtagAGATAAGGCGTAATGCAGGGGCTAGGAGTAGGACGACGACCGGGATCAGTAATTCAACCTGCGACTTTTACATTGCTAGTAAACCGTTAACCGTTGAACGTTAaatgtgtttaataattaaatacatgtatacACTAAATTTGTGACTCGAGGGAAAGGGACGAcagtaaatagattattattattaattgggaTTGTTCGTTGTAGCATATACGAACAATCCTATTTCTTTTACAAATCTTATATGCTGCGACTGTTTGTGAGTTTCCATTTTTTCCTGTAAGATCAAACATTAACAGCtgcaaaaaaagtttaaataaaatgtaatgctTACGATTTAATGTGGAATTAAACGAGCAGTATTCACAAGTAACACGGTAGTTGCCAATTTttcactaattaaaataaactttttgtattaaaacGGATATTGTGAGATTCGGAATTTTGTTAATGATTGcattaacaagaaaataaactcactcaaatctaaaatatttggtACTAATTTCGTTAatatgttaagttttttttattgtttttaagttaGCGAACTGCCTCTGAATAGTTAGCCAAATGTTCCTGATGGTATCAACCATCCCTTGCATCGCCTTTGCGCCATCAAGTGgcactaaaatattatgttttgtgtGTCTGTAGTTTCACTGACTCAATCAGAtgtcaaaccgaaacacataATTGCTGTTTGGCCGAATACATAATCGTCATTTCGATaaggatataaatattaaacataattcacAGATGGTAGGGCTGGGCACGAATAAAGTAGACACGGCGGAATCTCAATTCAAGTTTACCTCTCTCCTCGGTCAAGATGAAGAGTCATACGGGCTATCCTACACGGGGGCCGTGCGACACAACGCAATGGTCGCCCGGGACTCTGCCGGTTTCTGCCGCGGGAGCATCGTGGGAGTGCGAGTGGACTTGTGGCGAGGCACGCTCGAGTTCTACCTGAATAGGAAACCACTAGGTATGTCCTTATCAATATACTTATAGTCTATTCTAACATTTCCAAGCACAAGAGCAAGAAATATAACCAACTTTGATATAATCTGTGTTATTCACTATGGATGCGTGAAAAATGGCTTTAATAATGTTGCCGAAGATTTAACCAGAAaatcataagaaatatttaaattacgataTGTTTATCTTTGCTCCTTATTCAGTCGAAAGACATTCAAAGATTATAAAGTCGATGAGTAAATTTTTCTCAACCGACGATTTTTTTGGATAAAAACTGAATGTGGAGTTAATTACTCCACATTCAGTTAGTcattattagaaataatgaCTTCGTTTATACAGTGCCATACCGAAATTAAACATCCATAACATCCCTGGCTTATAATGCGATACTTCTCCTGTGATCACACATCATGCACTTGTTTAGCGAGACAACAAATTACTTTCGATACTTTTATCATATTGTTTAAACaagttgtaattaaaattagccTGATCCTTAGCCTCAGACATTGTTATTACAGTTTATCGActattgtaataaatagtacagattaattttaattgtgttcaATATTATCTTCGCGAGACACTATTTCTCACACCGATATCTTaacttgatattataaattcgaaaatgtTGCCATGGGTACAGAAAGGGTACCTAACACCTGTCATAGAATCAAATCACCTCCTCTCCCCTATAACTCGGACCAAGCTTCATGGTTCGGGAACTAGTAGACATAATGTCGCCTACATGTGTCTACTACTGAATATAgtgtcaatattttaaaaaaatatgactcaTGACTTAGCAGAAAAGAGGGTAAGGTCAAAAAaggatttacaaaaaataacctttaataAAATGTCGACGATTCTGTACCGAATTTTCATAGTATACAACCAAAGGTTTAGtagttaaaaaacattattcataaatatacatacatcataGTATGTAGgataataagtaatatagttatgataaatgtatatatcaGATGTACAAACTTACTGCAATttactgtttattatataatgtaagattattatatttacgaccACAACTGGTTCAGAGGTTAAGCTATATAGTATAGATAAAAGTAAAATCACCACTAATTGCTTAGGGAACAACAATTAtgagtttatatgtatatcaataccTATTACAGATATATAACACCTATCTTGTGTTCTTTGAAACGTTAAAGTCAGATTGGCGAGAATGAGACCACATTCT is a window encoding:
- the LOC125068326 gene encoding uncharacterized protein LOC125068326; amino-acid sequence: MHFWIDKRSQCAYSGRHRVPSSLSAGVGRSRGRVCAAAGRKGMAAPVHRFAPVDCAPRRPRPLRHYGPPPMPAVHSSRRQNEESSLYVEIPPEPPQPTIASLAAARSVTPDTLLRTAALGLHHSPMMAPHLKFGMLVSFALATLFLAGAKYYFDRQVITAESSGEAGVVCAAVACVCGVGCALSLCRARSPPPPPPPERVSSTARRHPRTPTRAPAPRETALSEPEDISLTVLPRAEREAAGEARGAEAPPPYHIAVLLPARAPSPPPPAYSALS
- the LOC125068190 gene encoding SPRY domain-containing SOCS box protein 3-like isoform X1, with the protein product MLIAPANSRSRANERRAKPYCKCWNKKTPVLWKQLRACSCGEDNDVSEWRWSTPDSSSSRVVISEDRKQVTFHPFYSTGTAAAKGDTPLLHNHHYYWEVKILTDTYGTDIMVGLGTNKVDTAESQFKFTSLLGQDEESYGLSYTGAVRHNAMVARDSAGFCRGSIVGVRVDLWRGTLEFYLNRKPLGISFYNLRRHQALYPMVSSTAAQSSMRLIYAASWRASLLVDAAKVLAPSLAPHERRLRLPPGLWYTFRSQFWLTLPSEGGQSDDESEKDESAGTEAVKMTKSMVLSTDESQFLRFSPQISPERSLSKLKLSGEDDFEDELEKDEQLLELNDNLRDSSCTLQREKQNC
- the LOC125068190 gene encoding SPRY domain-containing SOCS box protein 3-like isoform X2 encodes the protein MLIAPANSRSRANERRAKPYCKCWNKKTPVLWKQLRACSCGEDNDVSEWRWSTPDSSSSRVVISEDRKQVTFHPFYSTGTAAAKGDTPLLHNHHYYWEVKILTDTYGTDIMVGLGTNKVDTAESQFKFTSLLGQDEESYGLSYTGAVRHNAMVARDSAGFCRGSIVGVRVDLWRGTLEFYLNRKPLGISFYNLRRHQALYPMVSSTAAQSSMRLIYAASWRASLLVDAAKVLAPSLAPHERRLRLPPGLWYTFRSQFWLTLPSEGGQSDDESEKDESAGTEAVKMTKSMLNEVTPDQFVNGYYVDSVEPDYRIVVWE